One window from the genome of Thermaerobacter marianensis DSM 12885 encodes:
- the purC gene encoding phosphoribosylaminoimidazolesuccinocarboxamide synthase, translated as MERRQAEIPPRGERLYEGKAKVVYATSDPGLVRIYFKDDATAFDGRKRGTIGNKGRLNARISAHLFRVVEAAGVPTHLVAVAGEQELLARRVEIIPLEVVVRNVVAGSLARRLGLEPGRVLEEPVVELYYKRDDLGDPLINRAHVRLLGLATPEELDRIEAMALAVNRALRVYLAQRDLILVDFKLEFGRTGDGLLLADEISPDTCRFWDRETGEPLDKDRFRRDLGGVEDAYAEVWRRLEATA; from the coding sequence ATGGAGCGGCGGCAGGCGGAGATCCCCCCGCGGGGCGAGCGGCTCTACGAGGGAAAGGCGAAGGTGGTCTACGCCACCTCGGACCCGGGGCTGGTGCGGATCTACTTCAAGGACGACGCCACCGCCTTCGACGGCCGCAAGCGCGGCACCATCGGCAACAAGGGGCGCCTCAACGCCCGCATCTCCGCCCACCTGTTCCGGGTGGTGGAGGCGGCCGGCGTCCCCACCCACCTGGTGGCCGTGGCCGGCGAGCAGGAGCTGCTGGCCCGGCGCGTGGAGATCATCCCCCTCGAAGTGGTGGTGCGCAACGTGGTGGCGGGCAGCCTGGCCCGTCGCCTGGGACTCGAGCCCGGCCGGGTCCTGGAGGAGCCGGTGGTCGAGCTCTACTACAAGCGCGACGACCTGGGCGATCCCCTGATCAACCGGGCCCACGTGCGGCTGCTCGGCCTGGCCACCCCGGAGGAGCTGGACCGGATCGAGGCCATGGCCCTGGCCGTCAACCGGGCCCTGCGCGTCTACCTTGCCCAGCGCGACCTGATCCTGGTCGACTTCAAGCTGGAGTTCGGCCGCACGGGCGACGGGCTCCTCCTGGCCGACGAGATCTCCCCGGACACCTGCCGCTTCTGGGACCGGGAGACGGGCGAGCCCCTGGACAAGGACCGCTTCCGCCGCGACCTGGGCGGCGTGGAAGACGCCTACGCCGAGGTGTGGCGGCGGCTGGAGGCGACGGCATGA
- the cimA gene encoding citramalate synthase, with the protein MGDGTAVRPPHRPDGGPAGDAQRLDGQARRAAAGAPGGPTGPAGRPAGEAGAGSTPLDVVLYDTTLRDGTQRAGIHLTLADKVRLARRLDAFGIPYVEGGWPGSNPKDAAFFRVLQDQPLERARLVAFTSTRRPGHAAHHDPVLAAALAAATPAVCVVGKAWDRHVTVALGTTLAENLAMVRETVAFLKEHGREVIFDAEHFFDGFAANPDYALAVLAAAEEAGADWLVLCDTNGGTLPGAIAQAVRAAAACTRVPLGIHCHDDAGLGVANSLAAVEAGCRMVQGTVNGYGERCGNANLLTIAANLELKMGRRCLPPGALAGLTALSRFTSEVANLPHREEAPYVGANAFAHKAGIHVSALLKEPALYEHVDPARVGNGRRVLVSELSGRANLRYVLGSDLDEPALARLLARVKELEHQGYQFEGAEGTLALLAWEARRAADSSGPAASGSTLPRSAGDPPEAPFVLESYRVTAAHEPGAGSRVEATIKVRVGGRVVHTAAEGNGPVNALDAALRKALSEVYPDVQQVRLVDYKVRVLEGDAGTGARVRVLVECTDGRRRWGTVGVSTNILEASWHALADGLRYYLLGLHASGLNAAAAAAGASGEARPDADAAGGPGPARTAASRVVG; encoded by the coding sequence ATGGGCGACGGAACCGCTGTCCGTCCCCCGCACCGCCCCGATGGTGGACCCGCTGGCGACGCCCAACGGCTCGATGGCCAAGCCCGCCGCGCCGCCGCCGGCGCCCCTGGCGGGCCGACCGGCCCCGCCGGCCGACCCGCCGGCGAGGCCGGAGCAGGCTCGACCCCGCTGGACGTGGTGCTCTACGACACCACCCTGCGCGACGGCACCCAGCGCGCCGGGATCCACCTGACCCTGGCCGACAAGGTGCGCCTGGCGCGCCGGCTCGACGCCTTCGGCATCCCCTACGTGGAGGGCGGCTGGCCCGGGTCGAACCCGAAGGATGCCGCGTTCTTCCGGGTCCTGCAGGACCAGCCCCTGGAGCGGGCCCGGCTCGTCGCCTTCACCAGCACCCGCCGCCCCGGCCACGCGGCCCACCACGACCCGGTCCTGGCCGCGGCGCTGGCCGCCGCCACCCCCGCCGTGTGCGTGGTCGGCAAGGCGTGGGACCGGCACGTCACCGTCGCCCTGGGCACCACCCTGGCGGAAAACCTGGCCATGGTGCGGGAGACGGTGGCCTTTCTCAAGGAGCACGGCCGGGAGGTGATCTTCGACGCCGAGCACTTCTTCGACGGGTTCGCCGCCAACCCGGACTACGCCCTGGCCGTGCTGGCGGCGGCGGAGGAGGCCGGCGCCGACTGGCTCGTCCTCTGCGACACCAACGGGGGGACCCTGCCGGGCGCCATTGCCCAGGCGGTGCGGGCCGCAGCCGCGTGCACCCGGGTCCCCCTGGGCATCCACTGCCACGACGACGCGGGCCTCGGCGTCGCCAACTCCCTGGCTGCCGTGGAAGCCGGCTGCCGGATGGTCCAGGGCACGGTGAACGGCTACGGCGAGCGGTGCGGCAACGCCAACCTGCTGACCATCGCCGCCAACCTGGAGCTCAAGATGGGCCGCCGCTGCCTGCCGCCCGGCGCCCTGGCCGGCCTCACCGCCCTGAGCCGCTTCACCAGCGAGGTGGCCAACCTGCCCCACCGGGAGGAAGCCCCTTACGTGGGCGCCAACGCCTTCGCCCACAAGGCCGGCATCCACGTCTCCGCCCTGCTCAAGGAACCCGCCCTCTACGAGCACGTGGACCCCGCACGGGTGGGCAACGGGCGCCGGGTGCTGGTCTCCGAGCTCAGCGGCCGTGCCAACCTCCGCTACGTGCTGGGTTCCGATCTGGACGAACCGGCCCTGGCCCGGCTCCTGGCGCGGGTCAAGGAGCTGGAGCACCAGGGGTACCAGTTCGAAGGGGCCGAGGGCACCCTGGCCCTGCTGGCCTGGGAAGCGAGGCGGGCCGCGGACTCTTCCGGCCCCGCCGCTTCCGGCTCCACCCTTCCCCGCTCGGCGGGGGATCCGCCGGAGGCCCCCTTCGTCCTGGAATCCTACCGGGTCACCGCCGCCCACGAGCCCGGCGCCGGTTCCCGGGTCGAGGCCACCATCAAGGTGCGGGTCGGCGGCCGGGTCGTCCACACCGCGGCCGAGGGCAACGGGCCCGTCAACGCCCTGGACGCCGCCCTGCGGAAGGCGCTGTCGGAGGTCTACCCGGACGTCCAGCAGGTCCGGCTGGTGGACTACAAGGTGCGGGTCCTGGAGGGCGACGCCGGCACCGGCGCCCGCGTGCGGGTGCTGGTGGAGTGCACCGACGGCCGGCGGCGGTGGGGCACCGTGGGCGTGTCCACCAACATCTTGGAGGCGTCGTGGCACGCCCTGGCCGACGGCCTCCGCTATTATCTCTTGGGGTTGCATGCGTCGGGGTTGAACGCGGCCGCCGCAGCGGCCGGCGCCTCCGGCGAAGCTCGGCCCGATGCGGACGCCGCCGGCGGGCCCGGCCCGGCCCGCACTGCCGCGTCCCGGGTGGTCGGGTAG
- the purB gene encoding adenylosuccinate lyase: MIERYTRPAMGRLWTLEHKYATWLEVELLVVEAWEELGTVPKGTAARIRRRARIDVDRILAIERQVHHDVIAFTTAIAEQVGDDARWVHYGLTSSDVVDTALAVNLTQAVDLLVREVRALREAVGEQARRHKDTVMMGRTHGVHAEPITFGLKLALWYAELGRNLERLERARRAVAVGKISGAVGTFAHVDPRVEAYVCRRLGLEPETVSSQIVARDRHAELLAALAILAGTYDKMAVEIRHLQRTEVREVEEPFRAGQKGSSAMPHKRNPEKCERISGLARVIRGYLLSALENQALWHERDISHSSVERIVLPDALILADYMTALLAEIVRDLHVYPEAMAANLERTGGLIYSQRVLLALVERGLRREDAYAIVQELAMRGWQGDKPFRRLVAEDPRVREVLAPEEIEALFDPKAYLRHIDFIFRRAGLLPDGDGAAAPEPGHGPAAGQAAADAGYGRVAGGGAGGPASHDDAGGGAGGGA, translated from the coding sequence ATGATCGAGCGCTACACCCGGCCTGCCATGGGCCGCCTCTGGACCCTGGAGCACAAGTACGCCACCTGGCTCGAGGTCGAGCTCCTGGTCGTCGAGGCGTGGGAGGAACTGGGCACCGTGCCCAAGGGCACGGCGGCCCGCATCCGCCGGCGGGCCCGCATCGATGTGGACCGGATCCTCGCCATCGAGCGGCAAGTCCACCACGACGTCATCGCCTTCACCACCGCCATCGCCGAGCAGGTGGGCGACGACGCCCGCTGGGTCCACTACGGCCTGACCTCGTCCGACGTGGTCGACACGGCCCTTGCCGTCAACCTCACCCAGGCGGTGGACCTCCTGGTGCGCGAGGTGCGCGCCCTGCGGGAGGCCGTGGGGGAGCAGGCCCGGCGCCACAAGGACACGGTGATGATGGGCCGCACCCACGGGGTCCACGCCGAGCCCATCACCTTCGGCCTCAAGCTGGCCCTCTGGTACGCCGAGCTCGGCCGCAACCTGGAGCGCCTGGAGCGGGCGCGGCGGGCGGTGGCCGTGGGCAAGATCTCCGGCGCCGTCGGCACCTTCGCCCACGTGGACCCGCGGGTCGAGGCCTACGTGTGCCGGCGGCTGGGGCTGGAGCCGGAGACCGTCTCCAGCCAGATCGTGGCCCGCGACCGGCACGCCGAGCTCCTGGCCGCCCTGGCCATCCTGGCCGGCACCTACGACAAGATGGCCGTGGAGATCCGCCACCTGCAGCGCACCGAGGTCCGTGAGGTGGAAGAGCCCTTCCGTGCGGGCCAGAAGGGCTCCTCGGCCATGCCCCACAAGCGCAATCCCGAGAAGTGCGAGCGGATCTCGGGCCTGGCGCGGGTGATCCGTGGCTACCTGCTGAGCGCCCTGGAGAACCAGGCCCTCTGGCACGAGCGGGACATCTCCCACTCGTCGGTGGAACGCATCGTCCTGCCCGATGCCCTGATCCTGGCCGACTACATGACCGCGCTGCTGGCCGAGATCGTTCGCGACCTGCACGTCTACCCCGAGGCCATGGCCGCCAACCTGGAGCGGACGGGCGGGCTGATCTACTCCCAGCGGGTGCTCCTGGCGCTGGTGGAACGCGGCCTCCGCCGCGAAGACGCCTACGCCATCGTCCAGGAGCTGGCCATGCGGGGCTGGCAGGGGGACAAGCCCTTCCGCCGGCTGGTGGCGGAAGACCCGCGGGTGCGGGAGGTGCTCGCCCCGGAGGAGATCGAGGCCCTGTTCGATCCCAAGGCCTACCTGCGCCACATCGACTTCATCTTCCGGCGGGCGGGGCTGTTGCCGGATGGGGACGGCGCCGCCGCACCGGAACCCGGCCACGGCCCGGCAGCCGGCCAGGCCGCGGCCGACGCCGGTTACGGACGGGTCGCCGGTGGCGGTGCGGGCGGTCCCGCTTCTCACGACGATGCCGGGGGCGGGGCGGGTGGCGGGGCGTAG
- a CDS encoding antibiotic biosynthesis monooxygenase family protein, translated as MFVVINRIRPEPGTERQLEEAFSRTPGMKDVPGCLGFEFWRRELAAPAGHPGTVEPAPAGAAGQAERAEYLVVTRWESREAFEAWRRSPHFQHAHRNTSASAGARSELLVYEVLRHG; from the coding sequence GTGTTCGTCGTGATCAACCGCATCCGGCCCGAACCCGGCACCGAGCGGCAACTGGAGGAAGCCTTTTCCCGCACGCCGGGTATGAAGGACGTGCCCGGTTGCCTGGGGTTCGAATTCTGGCGGCGGGAGCTGGCGGCACCGGCCGGCCACCCCGGAACGGTGGAACCGGCCCCGGCCGGCGCGGCCGGCCAGGCGGAGCGGGCCGAGTACCTGGTGGTGACCCGCTGGGAATCCCGGGAAGCCTTTGAGGCCTGGCGGCGCAGCCCCCATTTCCAGCACGCCCACCGGAACACGTCGGCGTCCGCCGGTGCCCGCAGCGAGCTGCTGGTCTACGAGGTGCTCCGCCACGGGTAA
- the erpA gene encoding iron-sulfur cluster insertion protein ErpA: MITLTPEAARKVRELLAERRRDDLALRVFVQPGGCSGFSYGLAFDSNRSDDDQVIEQDGIRVVVDAMSARFLKGAQIDYVESLAGSGFAIHNPNAIHTCGCGQSFRTRDEAGQPRSCDETGAAV; encoded by the coding sequence GTGATTACCCTGACGCCGGAAGCCGCCCGCAAGGTCCGGGAGTTGCTGGCCGAGCGCCGGCGGGACGACCTGGCCCTGCGGGTGTTCGTCCAGCCCGGGGGCTGCAGCGGCTTCAGTTACGGCCTGGCCTTCGACTCCAACCGCAGTGACGACGACCAGGTGATCGAGCAGGACGGCATCCGCGTCGTGGTCGACGCCATGAGCGCCCGCTTCCTCAAGGGCGCCCAGATCGATTACGTGGAGTCCCTGGCGGGATCGGGCTTTGCCATCCACAACCCCAACGCCATCCACACTTGCGGCTGCGGCCAGTCCTTCCGTACCCGGGACGAGGCCGGCCAGCCCCGTTCTTGCGACGAGACGGGCGCCGCGGTTTGA
- the purE gene encoding 5-(carboxyamino)imidazole ribonucleotide mutase, which produces MSPEAAPDRRQGHAVAGDGAAPRVGILMGSDSDLPVLRQAFEVLKELGIPFEATVASAHRTPERVARYAGSAADRGLEVLIAAAGSAAHLAGVVAAHTLLPVIGVPLKGGAAGGLDALLATAQMPRGVPVATVALDGAANAALLAARILALKDPVLRERLEAYRQRMQARVEEADRRLQEELATVAAAVAPATNTATPAAGTLTATAAAAGAPAAAAAPAAAGSSAQPGRRGDHPETGEERPATKEHPGTRQEMAS; this is translated from the coding sequence GTGTCACCGGAAGCGGCTCCGGACCGGCGCCAGGGGCACGCCGTCGCAGGGGACGGCGCGGCGCCCCGCGTCGGCATCCTCATGGGCAGCGACTCCGACCTGCCCGTCCTGCGCCAGGCTTTCGAGGTCCTCAAGGAGCTGGGCATCCCCTTCGAAGCCACCGTGGCCTCGGCTCACCGCACGCCCGAGCGGGTGGCCCGCTACGCCGGCTCGGCGGCGGATCGCGGCCTGGAGGTCCTGATCGCCGCCGCGGGCAGCGCCGCCCACCTGGCGGGGGTCGTGGCCGCCCACACCCTGCTGCCCGTCATCGGCGTCCCGCTCAAGGGCGGGGCCGCCGGGGGCCTGGACGCCCTGCTGGCCACGGCCCAAATGCCGCGCGGCGTGCCCGTGGCCACCGTCGCCTTGGACGGCGCCGCCAACGCCGCTTTGCTGGCCGCCCGCATCCTGGCGCTGAAGGATCCCGTCCTGCGGGAGCGGCTCGAGGCCTACCGGCAGCGGATGCAGGCCCGGGTCGAGGAAGCCGACCGGCGGCTGCAGGAGGAGCTGGCCACCGTGGCGGCGGCCGTGGCGCCGGCTACGAATACCGCGACCCCGGCTGCCGGCACCCTGACGGCGACCGCTGCCGCGGCGGGGGCACCTGCGGCCGCGGCCGCGCCCGCTGCGGCCGGTTCGTCCGCGCAGCCGGGCCGGCGCGGCGACCATCCTGAGACCGGGGAGGAGCGCCCCGCAACCAAGGAGCACCCAGGAACCAGGCAGGAGATGGCCTCATGA
- a CDS encoding phosphoribosylformylglycinamidine synthase subunit PurL, with translation MSGSGEGPAGRGFAPGGGRGDRGGAGRATAQDGAMSASPVTGRADEGGGTRKPRPLADRSPGSGPGTAAAGRARVAVGAAARRSPAPAAAPTPGFAPTSRPWEAAGLTAGEYRRACALLGRAPNPVELGLIGVLWSEHCAYKHSKPLLRRLPTRGPQVLLGPGENAGAVDLGDGTAVVFRIESHNHPSFVEPFQGAATGVGGILRDVLAAGARPVALMDFLAFADPAGDLERRLVRGVVAGIAAYGNCTGVPVVGGRILFEPGYRTNPLVNVLCVGVAPAGRLLKGVAAGPGARLVLIGPPTGRDGVHGATFASAGLGGDAADRRPAVQVGDPLAGKVLIEACLELVEAGLVAALQDLGAGGLGAAAAELASRARCGATLTLDRVPLREPDLPADVILLAESQERMLAVVEPDRLGRVRRIARRWGLPAVVVGRLEAHGRFRVRHRGRPVADVPVDLLTRQAPVYGPADPVAAAGEGLGPIPGAGGSGRTRPALPDPGTPAAGVSAGTTGHPQEDPRVRPEVSGQQVEVAAAELDVTAPPTGDPDPCRPVLPATGVQVPPRDVAAGPPAGHPEGHPDGHPGESVSDLEDPAQVAATLRRLLASPAVAAKTWVYGQFDHLVGGRTRLRPGAGPAAVLEVPGCHRLLAVAMAGTGRQAAVDPCRGAALAVAEAALRVSCVGGRPLGLTNGLNLGDPRRPAVYGQLAGLIDGLAAACRALDLPVTGGNVSLYNETAGRDIDPTVAVGVVGVIPPPGRWAAGFFPEPGLTVALLGPLAGHLGASEYLKRCHGRVAGPLPEVPWALQRRLQQLLAEAVARGWVLAARPVGRGGLLVALAKMAFPGGPVPPAADGAAVTLGVDVTLPDSGGEAGFCRWDAVFFGEGPARVLVAVVPGAEQDLVGRAAALGIPCRPLGQVTGPGGRLTVRAGGRVWLDEPVAQLWMAWEGALPWLLDEPARQPVAG, from the coding sequence GTGTCCGGCTCGGGTGAGGGACCCGCCGGTCGGGGCTTCGCCCCCGGCGGCGGCCGCGGCGACCGTGGCGGCGCCGGCCGCGCCACCGCCCAGGATGGGGCGATGTCCGCGTCCCCGGTGACGGGGCGGGCGGACGAGGGGGGAGGAACCCGAAAGCCGCGGCCGCTCGCGGACCGGTCCCCGGGCTCCGGGCCCGGTACGGCGGCGGCCGGGAGGGCGAGAGTCGCCGTGGGTGCCGCAGCCCGGCGTTCCCCGGCCCCCGCGGCAGCTCCCACGCCGGGGTTCGCCCCTACCTCCCGCCCTTGGGAGGCGGCCGGGCTCACCGCCGGCGAGTACCGCCGCGCGTGCGCCCTGCTGGGGAGGGCGCCCAATCCGGTGGAGCTCGGGCTGATCGGCGTCCTCTGGTCGGAACACTGCGCGTACAAGCACTCGAAGCCGCTGCTCCGCCGCCTGCCCACCCGGGGGCCGCAGGTGCTGCTGGGACCCGGCGAGAATGCCGGCGCCGTCGACCTCGGTGACGGCACCGCCGTGGTCTTCCGCATCGAGTCCCACAACCACCCGTCCTTCGTCGAGCCCTTCCAGGGCGCCGCCACGGGCGTGGGCGGCATCCTGCGCGACGTGCTGGCCGCCGGCGCCCGGCCCGTGGCGCTGATGGACTTCCTGGCCTTCGCCGACCCCGCCGGCGACCTGGAGCGGCGGCTGGTCCGCGGCGTCGTGGCGGGCATCGCGGCCTACGGCAACTGCACCGGCGTGCCGGTGGTCGGCGGCCGGATCCTCTTCGAGCCCGGTTACCGGACGAACCCGCTGGTGAACGTCCTCTGCGTGGGCGTCGCGCCCGCCGGCCGCCTGCTGAAGGGCGTGGCGGCAGGCCCCGGGGCCCGGCTCGTGCTGATCGGCCCCCCGACCGGCCGGGACGGCGTCCACGGCGCCACCTTCGCCTCGGCGGGCCTGGGCGGCGACGCAGCGGACCGCCGGCCGGCGGTGCAGGTGGGCGATCCCCTGGCCGGCAAGGTGCTGATCGAGGCCTGCCTCGAGCTGGTCGAAGCCGGCCTGGTGGCGGCCCTGCAGGATCTGGGCGCCGGCGGCCTCGGGGCGGCGGCGGCCGAGCTGGCCTCGCGGGCCCGGTGCGGCGCCACCCTGACCCTGGACCGGGTGCCCCTCCGGGAGCCGGACCTGCCCGCCGACGTGATCCTGCTGGCCGAGTCCCAGGAGCGCATGCTGGCGGTGGTCGAACCGGACCGCCTCGGGCGGGTTCGCCGCATCGCCCGCCGCTGGGGCCTGCCGGCGGTGGTCGTCGGCCGGCTGGAGGCGCACGGGCGCTTTCGGGTCCGGCACCGGGGCCGCCCGGTGGCCGACGTCCCCGTCGATCTCTTGACCCGCCAGGCACCGGTCTACGGGCCCGCGGATCCGGTGGCGGCGGCGGGCGAGGGCCTCGGGCCGATCCCGGGCGCCGGCGGGAGCGGGCGGACCCGCCCCGCGCTGCCGGACCCCGGAACGCCGGCAGCGGGTGTCTCGGCCGGCACCACCGGGCACCCCCAGGAGGACCCCCGGGTCCGGCCGGAAGTCTCCGGCCAGCAGGTAGAGGTCGCTGCAGCCGAGCTCGACGTGACCGCGCCGCCGACCGGGGATCCGGACCCGTGCCGCCCGGTGCTCCCTGCTACGGGCGTGCAGGTCCCGCCGCGGGACGTTGCGGCGGGACCGCCCGCGGGGCATCCCGAGGGGCATCCCGACGGGCACCCCGGGGAGAGCGTGTCCGACCTTGAGGACCCCGCCCAGGTCGCCGCCACCCTGCGCCGCTTGCTGGCCTCCCCGGCCGTGGCCGCCAAGACCTGGGTCTACGGCCAGTTCGACCACCTGGTGGGCGGGCGCACCCGGCTCCGCCCGGGCGCCGGTCCCGCCGCGGTGCTCGAGGTCCCGGGCTGCCACCGGCTGCTGGCGGTGGCCATGGCAGGGACGGGGCGGCAGGCTGCCGTCGATCCCTGCCGTGGCGCCGCCCTGGCGGTGGCCGAGGCGGCCCTGCGGGTGAGCTGCGTCGGCGGCCGGCCCCTGGGGCTGACCAACGGCCTCAACCTGGGCGACCCGCGCCGTCCGGCCGTCTACGGGCAGCTGGCCGGCCTGATTGACGGCCTGGCCGCCGCCTGCCGTGCCCTCGACCTGCCGGTGACCGGCGGCAACGTCAGCCTCTACAACGAGACGGCGGGGCGGGACATCGACCCGACGGTGGCGGTCGGCGTGGTGGGGGTGATCCCGCCGCCGGGGCGGTGGGCGGCCGGGTTCTTCCCGGAACCCGGCCTCACGGTGGCCCTGCTCGGTCCCCTGGCCGGCCACCTGGGCGCCAGCGAGTACCTCAAGCGGTGTCACGGGCGGGTCGCGGGACCGCTGCCGGAGGTGCCGTGGGCGCTCCAGCGCCGCCTGCAGCAGCTGCTCGCGGAGGCGGTGGCGCGGGGCTGGGTGCTGGCCGCCCGGCCCGTGGGCCGGGGCGGGCTGCTGGTCGCCCTGGCGAAGATGGCCTTCCCGGGCGGCCCGGTCCCCCCGGCCGCCGACGGAGCGGCCGTGACCCTGGGCGTCGACGTCACCCTGCCCGACTCCGGCGGGGAAGCCGGGTTCTGCCGGTGGGACGCCGTGTTCTTCGGCGAGGGGCCGGCCCGGGTGCTGGTGGCGGTGGTCCCGGGGGCCGAGCAGGACCTGGTGGGGCGGGCTGCGGCGCTCGGCATCCCGTGCCGGCCGCTGGGGCAGGTGACGGGCCCGGGCGGGCGGCTGACGGTGCGGGCGGGCGGCCGGGTCTGGCTCGACGAGCCCGTCGCGCAGCTCTGGATGGCGTGGGAGGGGGCGCTGCCATGGCTTCTGGACGAACCGGCCCGGCAGCCTGTGGCGGGCTAG
- the purQ gene encoding phosphoribosylformylglycinamidine synthase I — translation MRLAVVRFPGSNCEEDVATVLARDLGRRVEVVDHRRRDLRPFAGVVLPGGFAFGDYLRAGALAARTPVMEAVRDFAAAGGPVLGICNGFQILCEAGLLPGALRPNRQLRFQCRPVWLRVEGPSALTAGLPPGRILRMEIAHGEGAYVGDGPRGTLVPGRGARVILRYVDAAGRAVPAANPNGSADNVAGICNAAGNVVGLMPHPERRPAEGPGRGALLPAGAGDAAGSGDAPGAAAPVRAAMPGRSRAAVTWDGLDLLARWAEGAEAWWTLRRAGSGTGRRPAVRRRAASPGVAADRSGTPFAVSAHLEDRALPARSEGGAARVRLG, via the coding sequence GTGCGCCTGGCGGTGGTGCGCTTTCCCGGCTCCAACTGCGAGGAAGACGTGGCGACGGTGCTGGCGCGGGACCTGGGCCGCCGGGTGGAGGTCGTGGACCACCGCCGGCGGGACCTGCGGCCCTTCGCCGGCGTGGTGCTGCCCGGCGGGTTTGCCTTCGGCGACTACCTGCGGGCGGGCGCCCTGGCGGCCCGGACGCCGGTGATGGAGGCGGTGCGGGACTTCGCCGCCGCCGGCGGGCCGGTGCTGGGCATCTGCAACGGCTTTCAGATCCTCTGCGAGGCGGGCCTGTTGCCGGGCGCCCTGCGGCCCAACCGGCAGCTGCGGTTCCAGTGCCGGCCCGTGTGGCTGCGGGTCGAGGGCCCGTCGGCGCTGACGGCGGGCCTGCCGCCGGGCCGGATCCTCCGGATGGAGATCGCCCACGGGGAAGGGGCCTACGTGGGCGACGGCCCCCGCGGCACCCTGGTGCCGGGCCGCGGCGCCCGGGTGATCCTGCGCTACGTCGACGCCGCGGGGCGGGCGGTCCCCGCTGCCAACCCCAACGGTTCCGCCGACAACGTGGCGGGCATCTGCAACGCGGCGGGCAACGTGGTCGGCCTCATGCCCCACCCCGAGCGGCGGCCGGCGGAGGGACCGGGCCGCGGTGCCCTGCTGCCCGCCGGCGCGGGGGACGCCGCCGGCTCCGGCGATGCCCCCGGCGCGGCCGCTCCGGTACGGGCCGCGATGCCCGGCCGCAGCCGGGCTGCCGTGACCTGGGACGGGCTCGATCTCCTGGCCCGCTGGGCCGAGGGGGCCGAGGCGTGGTGGACCCTCCGCCGGGCGGGTTCCGGCACGGGGCGCCGCCCGGCGGTGCGGCGCCGGGCGGCCTCGCCGGGTGTGGCGGCGGACCGGTCCGGCACGCCTTTTGCCGTGTCCGCCCACCTGGAGGATAGGGCGCTGCCGGCCCGTTCGGAAGGGGGCGCGGCCCGTGTCCGGCTCGGGTGA
- a CDS encoding DUF4395 domain-containing protein, translating into MRDGIPVPLVRANQAFIILAAVASFVFQFRAGALIGLAVLVLPLLFGPRAHLVFHLARPLVARRLPGAEREDAHVQRFNQTLAALFFAIGAAGLYLLEPVAPLWGAVVGWGALLAVATVAFIATRGFCLGCTVYYQLVRRGWIRRPGPTTAA; encoded by the coding sequence ATGCGCGACGGCATCCCCGTGCCGCTGGTCCGCGCCAATCAGGCCTTCATCATTCTGGCCGCGGTGGCGAGCTTCGTCTTCCAGTTCCGAGCCGGAGCCCTGATCGGCTTGGCCGTTCTCGTGCTGCCGCTGCTCTTCGGCCCCCGGGCCCACCTGGTCTTCCACCTGGCCCGGCCCCTGGTGGCCCGGCGGCTGCCGGGCGCCGAGCGGGAGGACGCCCACGTGCAGCGGTTCAACCAGACCCTGGCGGCGCTGTTCTTCGCCATCGGTGCCGCCGGCCTCTACCTGCTGGAGCCCGTGGCGCCGCTGTGGGGGGCCGTGGTGGGCTGGGGCGCCCTGCTGGCGGTGGCCACGGTGGCCTTCATCGCCACCCGCGGCTTCTGCCTGGGGTGCACGGTCTACTACCAGCTGGTGCGGCGCGGCTGGATCCGCCGGCCCGGGCCGACGACCGCAGCGTAG
- the purS gene encoding phosphoribosylformylglycinamidine synthase subunit PurS, whose product MSGYDAVTAAPVRDDGRGDAAGHRSPAGGAGVGGATGAAAAAGGFFRVVVEVDLRPGSLDAQGEAVRSALRAMGYGDVAAVRVGKRIELDLQAATAEAAADRAREMAERLLANPVLEVFRVRVEPAAGRRRDSRGRPAAAARH is encoded by the coding sequence ATGAGCGGGTACGACGCCGTGACGGCGGCGCCGGTGCGGGACGACGGCCGGGGTGACGCGGCCGGCCACCGTTCCCCGGCCGGTGGGGCCGGGGTGGGCGGCGCCACCGGCGCCGCGGCCGCGGCCGGCGGGTTCTTCCGCGTGGTGGTGGAGGTCGACCTGCGGCCCGGCTCCCTGGATGCCCAGGGCGAGGCGGTGCGGTCGGCGTTGCGGGCCATGGGCTACGGCGACGTGGCGGCGGTGCGGGTGGGGAAGCGGATCGAGCTCGACCTGCAGGCGGCGACGGCGGAAGCGGCGGCGGACCGGGCCCGGGAGATGGCGGAGCGGCTGCTGGCGAACCCGGTGCTCGAGGTCTTCCGCGTGCGGGTCGAACCGGCCGCGGGCCGGCGCCGGGATTCCCGGGGCCGGCCCGCCGCGGCAGCCCGCCACTGA